From the genome of Saccopteryx bilineata isolate mSacBil1 chromosome 6, mSacBil1_pri_phased_curated, whole genome shotgun sequence, one region includes:
- the ZFP42 gene encoding zinc finger protein 42 homolog produces MEQQPNTKARSCAWKGLGGRALSGGNKPNPAQQAPLYNMWALCEDRGRHETGAWAGEEEPPDCYIEYVIRGEFSEPIPEEDILLKSFNCLTEGSEQRLSQQVLPVGTLLECPSEYTEKGAKQELPQQTLGEKSLVECSESMTGKKLPPGQKPNTNLLDPKQPAEVARSKPGNDKECDVPEKFACPYKGCIRQLKSKESLRRHLIVHGPRNHVCAECGKAFYERAKLQRHFLVHTGERPFRCTFKGCGKRFSLDFNLRTHVRIHTGEKSFVCSFEGCRRKFVQSNNLRAHLLTHAKPQIKDDRGGK; encoded by the coding sequence ATGGAGCAGCAGCCGAACACAAAGGCAAGGTCCTGTGCGTGGAAAGGCCTGGGTGGGAGAGCCCTCAGTGGAGGTAATAAGCCCAACCCAGCCCAGCAGGCACCTCTCTACAATATGTGGGCCTTGTGTGAGGACCGTGGCCGCCACGAGACCGGGGCTTGGGCTGGGGAAGAGGAACCCCCTGACTGTTACATCGAGTACGTAATAAGAGGTGAGTTTTCTGAACCCATCCCGGAAGAGGACATCCTTCTTAAGTCCTTCAACTGCCTGACAGAAGGATCAGAGCAAAGGCTTTCTCAACAGGTTCTTCCAGTAGGCACACTACTTGAATGTCCCTCGGAATACACAGAAAAGGGGGCAAAACAAGAATTGCCTCAACAGACTCTTGGAGAGAAGTCACTTGTTGAGTGTTCTGAATCCATGACAGGCAAGAAGCTTCCTCCTGGACAAAAACCCAACACCAACTTACTAGATCCCAAACAGCCTGCAGAAGTTGCTAGAAGTAAGCCAGGAAATGATAAAGAATGTGATGTTCCAGAAAAATTTGCCTGTCCTTATAAGGGATGCATAAGACAGTTGAAGAGCAAAGAGTCCCTGAGACGGCATCTCATCGTTCATGGTCCCCGAAATCACGTGTGTgcagaatgtggcaaagcatTTTATGAGAGAGCAAAACTACAGAGACATTTTTTGGTTCATACTGGAGAGAGGCCTTTTCGGTGCACCTTTAAAGGGTGCGGGAAGCGCTTTTCCCTGGACTTCAATTTGCGCACTCATGTCCGCATCCACACCGGGGAGAAGAGTTTTGTATGTTCTTTTGAGGGTTGTCGCAGGAAGTTTGTTCAGTCAAATAACCTGAGAGCTCACCTCTTAACTCATGCAAAACCACAAATCAAGGATGACAGAGGTGGAAAATAA